A part of Gemmatimonas groenlandica genomic DNA contains:
- the bchB gene encoding ferredoxin:protochlorophyllide reductase (ATP-dependent) subunit B has product MELTLWTYEGPPHVGAMRIATSMKGVHYVLHAPQGDTYADLLFTMIERRDSRPPVTYTTFQARDLGGDTAELVKSAVRDAYERFKPDAMLVGESCTAELIQDQPGSLAMGMSLPIPIVPLELPAYSKKENWGASETFYHLVRTLLLPLAPPAGSPPRESVVTVTARENRRPRCNLLGGTALGFRNRDDVREITRLLQDIGVDVHVCAPLNATVKDLQSMPQADFNVVLYPEVAETTARWLQKTFGQPTVRTVPIGVLATREFVEEVGKVAGVDVSALLDRERAGSAQVDASRSLLPWYSRSVDSTYLTGKRVFVFGDATHVMAAARMAKDELGFTVVGIGTYSREYARPIRDLAAALGVEALISDDYLAVEQRVTELAPELVLGTQMERHIAKRLGVPCAVISAPIHVQDVPARHSPQMGFEGANVIFDTWVHPLMMGLEEHLLHMFKDDFEFADGATPSHLHASPAATAGDRPARGETLGGQRQTPFTARAAIELEAPEAASAVGFAEEEDEMDAVAAVAVAPTVTSWLAPAEAELKKIPFFVRGKVRRNTEKYAHENGIAEISVDTLYDAKAHYGR; this is encoded by the coding sequence ATGGAATTGACGCTCTGGACGTACGAAGGCCCGCCGCACGTGGGCGCGATGCGTATCGCGACCTCGATGAAGGGCGTGCATTACGTCTTGCATGCGCCGCAGGGCGATACCTACGCCGACTTGCTGTTCACGATGATCGAGCGGCGCGACTCGCGACCGCCCGTCACGTACACCACGTTTCAGGCGCGCGACCTCGGCGGCGACACGGCGGAGCTGGTCAAGTCGGCCGTGCGCGATGCGTACGAGCGCTTCAAGCCAGACGCCATGCTGGTCGGCGAGTCATGCACCGCCGAGCTGATTCAGGATCAGCCGGGATCGCTCGCGATGGGGATGTCGCTGCCGATTCCGATCGTGCCGCTCGAACTGCCCGCCTATTCCAAGAAGGAAAACTGGGGCGCCAGCGAGACGTTCTATCATCTCGTCCGCACGCTGCTGCTGCCGCTCGCACCGCCGGCCGGTTCACCACCGCGCGAAAGCGTGGTGACGGTGACCGCTCGTGAGAACCGCCGGCCGCGCTGCAACCTGCTGGGCGGCACCGCGCTCGGATTCCGCAATCGCGACGACGTGCGGGAGATCACGCGGCTGCTGCAGGACATCGGTGTGGACGTGCATGTCTGCGCACCGTTGAACGCCACGGTGAAGGACCTTCAGTCGATGCCGCAGGCCGACTTCAACGTGGTGCTCTATCCGGAAGTGGCGGAGACGACCGCGCGCTGGCTGCAGAAAACGTTCGGGCAGCCCACCGTGCGCACTGTACCGATCGGCGTGCTCGCGACCCGCGAGTTCGTGGAAGAAGTGGGGAAGGTGGCCGGCGTCGACGTGTCGGCCTTGCTCGATCGCGAACGCGCCGGCTCCGCGCAGGTGGACGCCAGCCGTTCGCTGTTGCCGTGGTACTCGCGCTCGGTCGACTCCACGTATCTCACGGGCAAGCGCGTATTCGTGTTCGGCGACGCCACGCACGTCATGGCCGCCGCCCGCATGGCGAAGGACGAACTGGGCTTCACCGTCGTCGGCATCGGCACGTACTCGCGTGAGTACGCGCGGCCGATTCGTGATCTTGCCGCCGCCCTCGGCGTCGAAGCGCTCATCAGCGACGACTATCTCGCCGTCGAGCAGCGCGTGACCGAACTCGCGCCCGAGCTGGTGTTGGGCACGCAGATGGAGCGCCACATCGCCAAGCGGCTCGGCGTGCCCTGCGCCGTGATCTCGGCGCCGATTCACGTGCAGGACGTGCCGGCCCGGCACTCGCCGCAGATGGGTTTCGAAGGCGCCAACGTGATCTTCGATACCTGGGTGCATCCGCTCATGATGGGCCTCGAAGAGCACCTGCTGCACATGTTCAAAGACGATTTCGAGTTCGCCGACGGTGCGACGCCCTCGCATCTGCACGCGTCGCCAGCTGCGACCGCGGGAGACCGTCCGGCGCGCGGAGAGACGCTGGGCGGCCAACGTCAAACGCCCTTTACGGCGCGCGCCGCGATCGAACTGGAAGCCCCGGAAGCGGCGAGTGCCGTCGGTTTCGCGGAAGAGGAAGATGAGATGGATGCCGTGGCCGCTGTCGCGGTCGCGCCGACCGTCACCAGCTGGCTTGCACCGGCCGAAGCGGAGTTGAAAAAGATTCCGTTCTTCGTGCGTGGCAAGGTCCGTCGGAATACCGAGAAGTACGCCCACGAGAACGGTATCGCCGAGATCAGCGTGGACACCCTGTACGACGCCAAGGCACACTATGGCCGCTAG
- a CDS encoding ferredoxin:protochlorophyllide reductase (ATP-dependent) subunit N, translating to MSAVMELPVIRERGQREVFCGLTGIVWLHRKMQDAFFLVVGSRTCAHLVQSAAGVMIFAEPRFATAILSERDLAGLADANEELDRCVKQLLDRRPDISTLFLVGSCPSEVIKLDLQRAAERLNEQLMPRVRILNYSGSGIETTFTQGEDACLRSMVPHLPESTSATAELMVVGTIADVVEDQFSRIFSQLGVGPVHFFPPRMARELPPVGPNTKLLLAQPFLGETARALIARGATLLSSPYPFGVNGTTAWLKAAADVWGVDEARFTQVTAAPAERARVALARLRPWLNGKRVFFFPDSQLEIPLARFLYEECGAELVEVGTPYLDKLMIAAELDRLPATAQISEGQDVEKQLDRCRAARPDLTVCGLGLANPLEAEGLRTKWSIELVFSPVHGYEQAGDLAELFARPLDRAQRLAV from the coding sequence ATGAGCGCCGTGATGGAACTCCCGGTCATTCGCGAGCGCGGTCAGCGCGAAGTGTTCTGCGGCCTCACCGGCATCGTCTGGCTGCACCGCAAAATGCAGGACGCGTTCTTCCTCGTGGTCGGCTCACGTACCTGCGCACACCTGGTGCAGTCGGCGGCGGGCGTCATGATCTTTGCCGAACCGCGCTTCGCCACGGCGATTCTCAGTGAGCGCGATCTGGCCGGATTGGCCGACGCCAATGAAGAACTCGATCGGTGCGTCAAGCAGCTGCTCGATCGTCGTCCCGATATTTCGACGCTTTTTCTCGTGGGCTCTTGCCCCTCGGAAGTCATCAAGCTCGATCTGCAGCGCGCGGCGGAGCGACTCAACGAGCAGTTGATGCCGCGCGTGCGGATCCTGAACTACTCGGGCAGCGGCATCGAGACCACGTTCACGCAGGGCGAAGACGCCTGCCTGCGTTCCATGGTGCCGCACCTGCCCGAATCGACCAGTGCCACCGCAGAATTGATGGTCGTCGGCACGATCGCCGATGTGGTCGAAGATCAATTCTCGCGGATCTTTTCGCAGCTCGGTGTCGGTCCGGTGCACTTCTTCCCGCCTCGGATGGCCCGCGAGCTGCCGCCCGTCGGGCCGAACACCAAGCTCTTGCTCGCCCAGCCGTTCCTCGGCGAGACGGCACGAGCGCTGATCGCCCGTGGTGCGACCCTGCTCTCGTCGCCGTATCCGTTCGGCGTGAACGGCACGACGGCGTGGTTGAAGGCAGCCGCCGATGTGTGGGGGGTAGACGAGGCGCGCTTCACGCAGGTCACCGCCGCCCCCGCCGAACGGGCGCGCGTCGCACTGGCACGCCTGCGCCCGTGGTTGAATGGCAAGCGCGTGTTCTTCTTTCCCGACTCGCAGCTCGAGATTCCGCTCGCCCGCTTCCTTTATGAAGAGTGCGGCGCGGAGTTGGTGGAAGTCGGGACGCCGTACCTCGACAAGCTCATGATCGCCGCCGAGCTCGATCGATTGCCCGCCACCGCCCAGATCAGTGAAGGACAGGACGTCGAAAAGCAGCTCGACCGCTGCCGTGCGGCCCGTCCCGATCTGACCGTGTGCGGACTCGGGCTGGCCAACCCCCTCGAGGCTGAGGGGCTGCGCACCAAGTGGTCCATCGAACTCGTGTTCTCGCCGGTGCACGGATACGAGCAGGCCGGCGATCTGGCCGAACTTTTTGCGCGACCGCTCGATCGCGCACAGCGACTCGCGGTCTGA
- the bchF gene encoding 2-vinyl bacteriochlorophyllide hydratase: MNMPTNATDAPIATVGSRSPSPQAPRTGLYTPEERLRRDATRWTLVQGILAPVQFLVMAVSVALVLRYLNTGNGLAAANISVVVKTFVLYTIMVTGAIWEKVVFGKYLFAEAFFWEDVVSMGVIALHTAYLAGLVLHWAPRTLMVLALVAYGTYAINAIQFVLKLRAARLQEAETLRRAAVA, encoded by the coding sequence ATGAATATGCCCACCAACGCCACGGACGCGCCCATCGCGACCGTCGGCTCCCGTTCCCCGTCGCCGCAGGCGCCGCGGACCGGATTGTATACGCCCGAAGAACGTCTGCGTCGCGATGCGACACGATGGACGCTCGTTCAGGGTATCCTCGCGCCTGTCCAGTTTCTGGTCATGGCCGTGTCGGTTGCGCTTGTCCTCCGGTATCTGAATACCGGAAATGGACTCGCCGCCGCCAACATCTCCGTCGTCGTCAAGACGTTCGTGCTCTACACCATCATGGTGACGGGCGCGATCTGGGAGAAAGTCGTCTTCGGCAAGTATCTCTTTGCCGAGGCGTTCTTCTGGGAAGATGTGGTCAGCATGGGCGTCATTGCGCTGCATACCGCCTATCTCGCTGGCCTCGTGCTGCACTGGGCGCCGCGCACGCTCATGGTGCTGGCGCTCGTGGCCTACGGCACGTACGCGATCAACGCCATTCAGTTCGTGCTCAAGCTGCGAGCGGCGCGCCTGCAGGAAGCGGAAACGCTTCGCCGGGCCGCCGTCGCATGA
- a CDS encoding cobalamin B12-binding domain-containing protein yields MAIARELSEHDVDTFVAAIRSPDSERAEQFIRAVLAEGASVEAVYLDLLAPSARRLGEMWESDECDFVEVTVSLGRMQRLLRDLSQVFLADASRTEPVGSVVLTCIPGEQHTLGIIMVGEFLLRDGWRVMVGAPWSESDLLTMVGTEWYDVIGFSVGSESRLPLLKRDIRRIKSASRNPHVQFLVGGQVFSDDPSLADEIGANAIAGDAREAAPIARRLLEASRRAAFDAPREAIGDHGKFSDALERD; encoded by the coding sequence ATGGCCATCGCCCGGGAGCTCTCGGAGCACGACGTGGACACGTTCGTCGCGGCGATTCGCAGCCCGGATAGCGAGCGGGCCGAACAGTTTATCCGGGCCGTGCTGGCCGAAGGTGCGTCGGTCGAGGCGGTGTACCTCGATCTCTTGGCCCCGTCGGCCCGTCGACTCGGCGAGATGTGGGAGAGCGACGAGTGCGATTTCGTCGAGGTGACGGTGTCGCTGGGACGCATGCAGCGCCTGCTCCGTGACTTGTCTCAAGTGTTTTTGGCCGACGCGTCCCGCACGGAACCGGTCGGCAGTGTGGTGCTCACCTGCATTCCCGGCGAGCAGCACACCCTGGGGATCATCATGGTCGGTGAATTTCTGCTCCGTGACGGGTGGCGTGTGATGGTCGGCGCCCCGTGGTCGGAAAGTGATCTGCTCACCATGGTGGGAACCGAGTGGTACGACGTCATCGGATTCTCCGTGGGGAGCGAAAGTCGCCTGCCGCTGTTGAAGCGCGATATTCGGCGAATCAAGTCGGCGTCGCGGAATCCGCACGTGCAGTTCCTGGTCGGTGGCCAGGTGTTCAGTGATGATCCGAGCCTCGCCGACGAAATTGGCGCGAACGCGATTGCCGGAGACGCCCGTGAGGCGGCGCCGATCGCGCGTCGACTGCTCGAGGCCTCAAGACGCGCTGCGTTCGATGCGCCTCGGGAGGCGATAGGCGATCATGGCAAGTTCAGTGACGCCCTTGAGCGCGACTGA
- the ppsR gene encoding transcriptional regulator PpsR gives MSATDAGFGDLDAKTAASLLAVAGDIALVMDSAGVIRDVALSGAESQFDGATQWIGRPWIETVTPDSRAKIDTLLKEALSSGVSKRRQVNNLLIDGIDVPMSYTALRMGRDGGLIAVGRDMRHVSALQQRLVEAQQAMERDYWRLRHVETRYRLLFQIASDAILVIDATTLKVLDANSAAGQVWGDTPDRLIGRTFPFGADAAGTHLLEELTATARSAGRAGDVLVTIAPGGRSYHASASCFRQESATLLLVRLAAADVGPSVSAAADSPLRVIDLIERSPDGFVVTDLEGRVLTANRAFLDITELASEEQLRGTLFSTYIGRPGADFPVFTTMLKKNGAVRLMATSARGSHGHQSEVEVSAVWAPESEEPCIGFTVRDIGRRLAATPQGARDLTRAVEELTTLVGRVSLRDLVRDTVDLVERHFIEAALELTNDNRTSAAEVLGVSRQSLYVKLRRHRLVAPGSGEEPPVS, from the coding sequence TTGAGCGCGACTGACGCCGGGTTTGGCGACCTCGACGCCAAGACCGCGGCTTCGCTGCTCGCCGTAGCGGGGGATATTGCCCTCGTCATGGATAGCGCGGGCGTCATTCGTGACGTCGCGCTGTCCGGCGCGGAGTCCCAGTTCGACGGCGCGACGCAGTGGATCGGTCGCCCGTGGATCGAGACGGTCACGCCTGACAGCCGAGCCAAGATCGATACGCTCCTGAAAGAGGCGCTCTCCTCCGGCGTGTCGAAACGCCGTCAGGTGAACAATCTCCTCATCGACGGCATCGATGTCCCGATGTCGTACACCGCACTGCGGATGGGGCGCGACGGTGGACTCATCGCGGTCGGCCGCGATATGCGCCACGTCTCCGCCCTTCAGCAGCGCCTGGTCGAGGCGCAGCAGGCCATGGAGCGGGATTATTGGCGCCTGCGACACGTCGAGACGCGGTATCGGCTGCTCTTCCAAATTGCCAGCGATGCGATTCTCGTCATCGACGCCACGACGCTCAAAGTGCTCGACGCCAACTCGGCTGCGGGTCAGGTGTGGGGGGATACGCCGGATCGCCTGATCGGGCGCACCTTCCCGTTTGGCGCGGATGCGGCCGGCACGCACCTGCTCGAGGAACTCACCGCCACGGCGCGCAGCGCGGGCCGAGCCGGCGACGTGTTGGTCACGATCGCGCCCGGGGGACGATCGTATCACGCCTCGGCGTCGTGCTTCCGTCAGGAATCCGCGACCCTGTTGCTGGTGCGCCTCGCGGCGGCGGACGTGGGGCCCTCGGTGAGCGCGGCCGCCGATTCCCCGCTCCGCGTGATCGATTTGATCGAACGCTCGCCCGACGGGTTTGTCGTGACCGATCTCGAGGGCCGCGTGTTGACCGCGAATCGCGCGTTTCTCGATATCACGGAACTCGCCAGCGAAGAGCAGCTCCGCGGCACGCTGTTTTCGACTTACATCGGTCGACCGGGCGCTGACTTCCCGGTCTTCACGACCATGCTGAAGAAGAACGGCGCGGTCCGACTGATGGCCACGTCGGCGCGAGGCAGTCACGGCCACCAGAGCGAGGTGGAAGTCTCCGCCGTGTGGGCGCCCGAGAGCGAGGAACCCTGCATCGGCTTTACCGTTCGCGATATCGGTCGGCGCCTGGCGGCAACGCCGCAGGGGGCGCGAGACCTGACGCGCGCGGTCGAGGAGCTGACGACATTGGTGGGGCGCGTCTCGCTGCGCGACCTGGTTCGGGATACCGTCGATCTGGTCGAGCGGCACTTTATCGAAGCGGCCCTCGAACTCACCAACGACAACCGGACGTCGGCCGCCGAGGTGCTGGGCGTGAGCCGCCAGAGCCTCTATGTGAAGCTCCGACGACATCGTCTCGTGGCACCCGGGAGCGGAGAAGAGCCCCCGGTGAGCTGA
- the chlG gene encoding chlorophyll synthase ChlG — protein MSVSFSVQSAPARPDPKAILTLLKPVTWFPPMWAFTCGAISAGVPLAERIPLLALGIAITGPLVCASSQAVNDWFDRHVDAINEPNRPIPSGRIPGQWGLAIAIFWTALCLLAALPLGVFGVSAVGIALLFSWGYSAPPFRFKRNGWIGNTAVGFTYEGLAWVTGAGIMLGNQVPPMPLLLLATLYSIGAHGIMTLNDFKAMEGDQRMGVNSLPVLLGADGAARVASLIMLLAQAAVIALLVSWNRPWHAFAIGVLSLVQAIMMWRFVQSPRERALWLSALGVPFYVSGMMIAAFAVRTLPIIAEASK, from the coding sequence ATGAGCGTCAGCTTTTCCGTACAGTCTGCGCCGGCGCGCCCGGATCCTAAAGCGATCCTGACGCTGCTCAAGCCAGTGACGTGGTTCCCTCCGATGTGGGCGTTCACCTGCGGGGCGATTTCCGCCGGTGTGCCTCTCGCCGAGCGTATCCCCCTCCTCGCGCTCGGTATCGCGATCACGGGGCCGCTCGTGTGCGCGTCGAGTCAGGCCGTGAATGACTGGTTCGATCGACACGTCGATGCGATCAACGAACCCAATCGCCCGATTCCGTCGGGGCGTATCCCCGGTCAGTGGGGACTCGCGATCGCCATCTTCTGGACGGCGTTGTGCCTGTTGGCCGCGCTCCCGCTCGGCGTGTTCGGTGTGTCCGCCGTCGGGATCGCCCTGCTCTTCTCGTGGGGCTACAGTGCCCCCCCGTTCCGTTTCAAGCGGAACGGCTGGATCGGCAACACCGCCGTGGGCTTCACCTACGAGGGACTCGCCTGGGTCACCGGTGCCGGCATCATGCTTGGCAATCAGGTGCCACCCATGCCATTGCTGCTGCTCGCCACGCTGTACAGCATCGGCGCGCATGGCATCATGACGCTGAACGACTTCAAGGCCATGGAAGGTGATCAGCGTATGGGCGTGAATTCGCTGCCCGTGCTGCTCGGCGCCGACGGTGCTGCCCGTGTGGCCTCGCTGATCATGCTGCTGGCGCAGGCCGCCGTGATCGCGTTGCTGGTGTCGTGGAACCGGCCGTGGCACGCGTTCGCGATCGGCGTGCTCTCGCTGGTGCAGGCGATCATGATGTGGCGCTTTGTGCAGTCGCCGCGTGAGCGCGCACTCTGGCTCAGCGCCCTCGGTGTCCCCTTCTATGTAAGCGGCATGATGATCGCCGCCTTCGCCGTGCGGACCCTGCCGATCATCGCCGAGGCCAGCAAGTGA
- a CDS encoding BCD family MFS transporter, whose protein sequence is MSWWQLSRLGLVQAAIGAVVVLLTTTINRVIVVELSLPATVPGLLVALHFGVQLILRPRLGHDSDRSGRRTPWILGGLAVCALGGVGVAASIPVMATNVALGIALASIASVILGAGVSAAGTPLLALMSERAHPTQRAGAAAITWILMIVGIIITAAISGALLDPFSYTRLIAIAGGIGGVGFLVAAIATYGVERGPRTAPTIPAPRDASSGSFGAGLRTVWDEPAARLFASFVFVAMFAYSAQDLILEPFAGIAFGMTPGESTKLSGLHHGGVLIGMIATAILATRRGQLRQWAAAGCLASAITYVGLAASPALGDVRLFTAIVMMLGLANGVFAIGAIGSMMALTGDKTDGRAGLRLGVFGAAQALAYATGTMSGAIGVDTAKAVLESPLRGYLAVFSVEAVLFAASAFLALRSASSERANDVFRERAEMLPAVLQ, encoded by the coding sequence GTGAGCTGGTGGCAGCTCTCGCGACTCGGTCTGGTCCAGGCCGCGATCGGGGCCGTCGTGGTGCTGTTGACCACGACGATCAATCGCGTGATCGTGGTTGAGTTGTCGCTGCCGGCGACCGTGCCGGGGCTGCTGGTGGCGCTGCATTTTGGTGTACAGCTCATTCTGCGTCCGCGGCTCGGCCATGATAGCGACCGGAGTGGTCGCCGTACGCCGTGGATTCTCGGTGGATTGGCCGTGTGCGCGCTGGGTGGCGTTGGCGTCGCGGCAAGCATTCCGGTTATGGCGACCAACGTGGCGCTCGGAATCGCACTCGCGTCGATCGCCAGCGTGATACTGGGCGCGGGCGTGAGCGCGGCCGGCACGCCGCTCCTCGCGCTCATGAGTGAGCGGGCGCACCCGACGCAACGCGCCGGCGCGGCCGCCATCACGTGGATCCTGATGATCGTGGGGATCATCATCACGGCCGCGATCTCCGGCGCCCTGCTCGACCCGTTCTCGTACACACGTTTGATCGCGATTGCCGGCGGCATCGGCGGTGTGGGCTTTCTCGTGGCCGCGATCGCCACGTACGGTGTGGAGCGTGGGCCGCGTACCGCGCCAACGATCCCGGCGCCTCGCGATGCGTCGAGTGGGTCATTCGGTGCAGGATTGCGCACTGTGTGGGACGAGCCTGCGGCACGACTGTTCGCCAGCTTCGTGTTCGTCGCGATGTTCGCCTACAGCGCGCAGGATCTCATTCTCGAGCCATTCGCTGGAATCGCCTTCGGCATGACGCCGGGAGAGAGCACGAAGCTCTCCGGCCTGCATCACGGTGGCGTCCTGATCGGCATGATCGCGACGGCCATACTCGCGACGCGCCGGGGGCAACTGCGGCAGTGGGCAGCGGCTGGCTGCCTGGCCTCGGCGATTACGTATGTTGGGCTCGCGGCGTCTCCGGCCCTCGGCGATGTGCGCCTGTTCACGGCGATCGTCATGATGCTCGGCTTGGCGAATGGTGTCTTTGCGATCGGCGCGATCGGTTCGATGATGGCGCTGACCGGCGACAAGACCGATGGCCGCGCGGGTCTGCGCCTCGGCGTGTTCGGCGCCGCGCAGGCGCTCGCCTACGCGACCGGAACGATGTCGGGCGCGATTGGTGTGGACACCGCGAAAGCGGTGCTCGAGTCGCCGCTACGCGGCTATCTCGCCGTGTTCAGTGTCGAAGCCGTGCTCTTTGCCGCGTCGGCGTTCCTGGCGCTACGCAGCGCGTCGAGCGAACGCGCGAACGATGTGTTCCGCGAGCGCGCCGAGATGTTGCCGGCCGTGCTGCAATGA
- a CDS encoding geranylgeranyl diphosphate reductase: MNEVPKLDLYDVLVVGGGPAGATAAHELAKAGRSVMLLDRAGRTKPCGGAVPPQLLRDFDVPDSLMVAQIDTARIISPTWRTVDIPVGNGYVGMVDRDVFDEWLRTRAAQAGAERHVGTFTNFARGADGIPVISYTDGKSRAGEVRQVRARMVIGADGALSPVARQCIPNSHKAKHVFAYHEVVKSPVAGDEANFGAARCDVYYQAPLSPDFYAWVFPHGATTSIGTGTLQKGFGLKDAVAKLRQETGLDQVETIRKEGAPIPIKPLPQWDNGRDVVLAGDAAGVVAPASGEGIFYAMTGGRFAAEAVLAALVTGNAKALRHARRRFMRMHGPVFAVLDIMQTFWYRNDNRRERFVAICRDRDVQQLTFDGYMNKQLVKAKPLAHVRIFFKNLAHLTGLATA, translated from the coding sequence ATGAACGAAGTGCCAAAGCTCGATCTGTATGACGTCTTGGTTGTCGGCGGCGGTCCCGCTGGCGCAACGGCAGCGCACGAGCTCGCCAAAGCGGGTCGTTCCGTGATGCTGTTGGATCGCGCCGGACGCACGAAGCCCTGTGGCGGCGCGGTGCCGCCGCAGCTGCTGCGTGACTTCGACGTTCCCGATTCGCTCATGGTCGCGCAGATCGACACGGCTCGGATCATTTCCCCGACCTGGCGCACGGTAGACATCCCCGTGGGGAACGGATACGTCGGCATGGTCGATCGTGACGTGTTCGATGAATGGCTCCGTACGCGCGCCGCACAGGCGGGCGCCGAGCGACATGTCGGTACGTTCACGAACTTCGCACGTGGTGCCGACGGCATCCCGGTCATCAGCTACACGGACGGCAAGTCACGTGCTGGCGAGGTGCGTCAGGTACGCGCGCGGATGGTCATTGGGGCGGACGGCGCGCTCTCACCCGTGGCGCGTCAGTGCATCCCCAATTCGCACAAAGCCAAGCACGTGTTCGCCTATCACGAAGTCGTGAAGTCGCCGGTGGCTGGCGACGAGGCGAATTTCGGAGCGGCCCGATGCGACGTGTACTACCAGGCCCCGCTGTCCCCTGACTTCTACGCCTGGGTCTTCCCCCATGGCGCGACGACCAGCATCGGCACCGGCACGCTGCAGAAGGGCTTCGGCCTGAAGGATGCGGTCGCGAAGCTGCGTCAGGAGACGGGCTTGGATCAGGTGGAGACGATCCGCAAGGAAGGCGCGCCGATCCCGATCAAGCCTCTTCCGCAGTGGGACAACGGCCGCGACGTGGTCTTGGCGGGCGATGCCGCCGGCGTGGTAGCGCCAGCCAGTGGCGAAGGGATATTCTATGCAATGACCGGCGGACGCTTTGCGGCAGAGGCCGTCTTGGCCGCCTTGGTCACCGGCAATGCCAAGGCGCTGCGCCATGCGCGTCGTCGCTTCATGCGCATGCATGGACCGGTGTTCGCCGTGCTCGACATCATGCAGACGTTTTGGTACCGTAACGACAACCGCCGTGAACGCTTTGTCGCGATCTGTCGCGATCGGGATGTGCAGCAGCTCACCTTCGACGGTTACATGAACAAGCAACTGGTGAAGGCCAAGCCACTCGCCCACGTGAGAATCTTCTTCAAGAATCTCGCGCATCTAACCGGTCTCGCGACCGCGTGA